The following proteins are co-located in the Pyricularia oryzae 70-15 chromosome 1, whole genome shotgun sequence genome:
- a CDS encoding solute carrier family 6 protein has product MATHVQADNTTQTSFGRKLWLLVAPDAKKDEDGRDNFNSRSQFVLCAMGGAVGLGNLLRFPSVVYNNYGLQFFIPYLFALFCIGIPILCLEICLGQAYRGGCVTAWNNNNHRAKGVGFSMVFNGYSVSGYYVAILAYAMSYFRRSFENPLPWQGKDTVEYFFEEITHRVTPVGEYGTMMYYPSMRVVGELAGWSFLIWFASWICTFKGVGMTGRVIYVTMALPLIMIVILAVRSLSLPNASDGFRLYLGVWRSESLAGPTVWQDAFGQMFFSIGVGFGYFTSYASYNSKFANAVQDSFIIALSNSAIEIVSALAVMGIVGFLGLDFETTGRLGTFSSGFFYYPRALVEMPGANFFSALFFLTLVCLGLTCVFALYEVLVTMICDSDWGKRVPRWAVSTTVIIASYLITLLYCTEVGFALLDAVDGFVNDLALFFTVWCECMFATTLYRWRDAVDQVGVVSYSLYNGGFVLAHFVGLLIAHLVSAEAGAGAGFGIFIAGALASAVIGKTPTVAAPRFWGSNTMLCRFWYNAFYSGNQLKRDLNRVIANGNNWKLHWVWPICLKYVTAPAVGMVFTFAYPKFLNMDPSGDMMRNNPPYLYSFILMHIVVLFIVGLFIFPRFFNFLIPETRREDGKWREVMPQVTVGGGPELVEEGIENAAGGLGGAGQGVRGGGVVGSGSSRDGEIQESKGLNSQRVQEPSDEYVSEPKGAYVDRS; this is encoded by the exons ATGGCGACGCACGTGCAGGCAGACAACACGACCCAGACGAGCTTCGGCCGCAAGCTCTGGCTGTTGGTGGCACCGGATGCCAAGAAGGACGAGGATGGTCGCGATAACTTCAACTCGCGCTCCCAGTTTGTGCTTTGCGCCATGGGCGGTGCGGTCGGTCTCGGAAACCTTCTTCGTTTCCCGTCAGTCGTGTACAACAACTACGGTCTTCAGTTCTTCATCCCTTACCTCTTTGCCCTTTTCTGTATCGGTATCCCCATCCTCTGCCTCGAGATTTGCCTGGGCCAGGCGTACCGTGGAGGATGCGTGACGGCAtggaacaacaacaaccaccgTGCCAAGGGTGTCGGCTTTTCCATGGTCTTTAACGGATATTCCGTCAGCGGTTACTACGTTGCCATTCTCGCCTACGCAATGAGCTACTTTCGTCGCTCGTTCGAGAACCCTCTCCCCTGGCAGGGCAAGGATACGGTAGAGTACTTTTTTGAGGAAATCACCCATCGCGTCACGCCCGTTGGAGAGTATGGAACCATGATGTACTATCCCAGCATGCGTgtcgttggcgagcttgctGGATGG AGTTTCCTCATCTGGTTCGCTTCGTGGATTTGCACCTTCAAGGGTGTCGGTATGACCGGCCGCGTTATTTACGTCACCATGGCCCTTCCGTTGATCATGATTGTCATCCTGGCTGTCCGCTCATTGTCTCTCCCCAACGCCTCGGATGGCTTCCGCCTGTACCTCGGAGTCTGGCGCAGCGAGTCCCTCGCCGGTCCCACCGTTTGGCAGGATGCCTTCGGTCAAATGTTCTTCTCTATCGGCGTCGGCTTTGGCTACTTTACATCTTACGCATCATACAATTCCAAGTTTGCCAACGCTGTCCAGGATTCCTTCATCATTGCGCTCAGTAACTCGGCCATTGAGATCGTCTCTGCGCTGGCAGTCATGGGCATTGTCGGTTTCCTTGGACTGGACTTTGAGACTACTGGACGACTCGGAACCTTCAGTTCGGGCTTTTTCTACTACCCGCGTGCTCTTGTTGAGATGCCGGGCGCCAACTTTTTCTCGGCCCTCTTCTTCCTCACCCTCGTCTGCCTCGGCTTGACTTGCGTCTTTGCCCTTTACGAGGTCCTGGTCACCATGATCTGCGATTCTGATTGGGGCAAGCGCGTGCCGCGCTGGGCCGTCTCGACCACGGTCATCATTGCCTCGTACCTCATCACGCTCCTCTACTGCACCGAGGTTGGTTTCGCCTTGCTCGACGCCGTGGACGGCTTCGTCAATGACTTGGCCCTGTTCTTCACCGTCTGGTGTGAATGCATGTTCGCCACCACCCTTTACCGCTGGCGCGATGCCGTCGACCAGGTTGGCGTCGTCAGCTACTCGCTCTACAACGGCGGCTTCGTCCTTGCACACTTTGTAGGCTTGCTGATCGCCCACTTGGTGAGTGCTGAGGCTGGAGCGGGTGCCGGCTTTGGAATCTTTATCGCCGGCGCTCTGGCGTCTGCCGTTATTGGCAAGACACCCACCGTCGCCGCACCGCGCTTCTGGGGTAGCAACACGATGCTGTGCCGCTTTTGGTACAACGCATTCTACTCG GGCAATCAGCTCAAGCGTGACCTTAACCGTGTCATCGCCAACGGCAACAACTGGAAACTTCACTGGGTCTGGCCCATCTGCCTCAAGTACGTCACGGCTCCAGCCGTCGGCATGGTATTCACGTTTGCGTACCCCAAGTTCCTCAACATGGACCCCTCGGGCGACATGATGCGCAACAACCCTCCGTACCTCTACTCGTTCATCCTGATGCacatcgtcgtcctcttcATCGTCGGCCTGTTCATCTTCCCTCGCTTCTTCAACTTCCTCATCCCCGAGACGCGCAGGGAGGACGGCAAGTGGCGCGAGGTCATGCCGCAGGTCaccgtcggcggcgggcccGAGCTGGTGGAAGAGGGCATCGAGAACGCCGCGGGAGGACTTGGAGGAGCAGGACAGGGCGTCAGGGGCGGTGGCGTcgtcggcagcggcagcagcagggaCGGCGAGATTCAGGAGTCCAAGGGCCTGAACAGCCAGAGGGTCCAGGAGCCGAGCGACGAGTACGTCTCGGAGCCCAAGGGTGCCTACGTCGACAGGTCCTGA
- a CDS encoding translation machinery-associated protein 20: protein MFKTSLTASPKQKVKSSAQRAVRQQLLERYPLLTPFIDEILPKKSSLEQMKLPHPDRVMLYVIDGQPVCFQYDLPSGGTAILPHLRLVHRFPQAFPTVRIDRGAIRFVLSGATLMAPGLTSKGGRLPLVEGEPGDKVDDDGHWGRELEKGEGVVVTAEGKEEACAVGLLVAGTKEVKEKGKGPVVEDAHYLGDGLWTLQVD from the exons ATGTTCAAAACCTC CCTAACCGCTTCCCCGAAGCAAAAAGTAAAATCCTCGGCCCAGCGCGCCGTCCGCCAGCAGCTGCTGGAACGGTATCCGCTCCTGAcgccctttatcgacgagaTCCTGCCCAAGAAGTCGTCGCTCGAGCAGATGAAGCTTCCGCACCCGGACCGTGTGATGCTCTACGTCATCGACGGCCAGCCCGTCTGCTTCCAGTACGACCTCCCCTCGGGCGGTACCGCCATCCTTCCGCACCTCAGGCTCGTCCACCGCTTCCCCCAGGCCTTTCCGACCGTCCGCATCGATAGGGGAGCTATTCGGTTTGTTCTCAGTGGTGCCACCCTTATGGCGCCTGGTCTGACCAGCAAGGGAGGCCGGTTGCCGCTCGTCGAGGGCGAGCCGGGGGATAAGGTGGATGATGATGGCCACTGGGGTCGGGAGTTGGAGAAGGGTGAGGGTGTGGTGGTTACTGCCGAGGGGAAGGAGGAGGCTTGTGCGGTGGGATTGTTGGTTGCTGGGACCAAAGAGGTTAAGGAGAAGGGCAAGGGGCCTGTCGTCGAGGATGCGCATTACCTTGGTGACGGACTGTGGACGTTACAAGTCGATTAA
- a CDS encoding membrane transporter: MSRSSPQPGAASPTDVPTAPITADDSVPAPAPAGITEEELERLGRQRPAAFSSWWHEWCFCGSILGSMLMAEFFISGFIIVLPNVSQSINMPPGTQTWPASVFTLVTGALLFAFGRIADMYGGRTVFLFGMLWYTLWIFIAGFCSNHVALIVARAMQGIGPAAFLPSGVMLLGSMYRPGPRKNMVFSIYGSFAPIGFFVGTLAGGALAEFLDWRWYFWIGTIILFLISVASFFAIPKEFKDRPVSKEGKAEMKMDWLGVATILPGLLLFVFAITQGAHAPQGFATPYVYVTLILGVLILGCAVYVEGWVAEQPLVPFDLFAPKYMTPMVLGLFNIYGSFGIFQFYASFYIQEVIGHPPLLTAAWFTPMAVGGTILAVMGGIVLHRIPSHLLLVISAAGSLASVLLFALIPSDPAALNYWAWVFTAMIGGTLGIDISFNISSVFMTTALPSHRQGLAGALINTLVFLGIGFYLGLADLIVESTKVGDADKDKAEGFKVAFWLGVGCSATALVIATLFTRIGRMKSDLTFDEKMELEAEAARLQTCGAGGQSETSSGPKKNDGSGS, encoded by the exons ATGTCAAGGTCAAGTCCCCAACCCGGGGCAGCATCTCCCACAGATGTCCCCACAGCCCCCATCACTGCCGATGACAGCGTACCCGCCCCGGCTCCGGCCGGCATCacggaggaggagctcgagcGTCTCGGCCGCCAACGTCCCGCCGCATTCTCCTCATGGTGGCACGAGTGGTGTTTTTGCGGCTCCATCTTGGGCTCCATGCTGATGGCCGAGTTCTTCATCAGCGGCTTCATCATCGTGCTTCCCAACGTCTCCCAGAGCATAAACATGCCGCCCGGGACCCAGACCTGGCCGGCCAGCGTCTTCACTCTCGTCACCGGCGCCCTGCTCTTCGCCTTTGGCCGCATCGCCGACATGTACGGCGGCCGCACCGTCTTCCTGTTCGGCATGCTCTGGTACACCCTCTGGATCTTCATCGCCGGCTTCTGTTCCAACCACGTGGCGCTCATCGTCGCCCGCGCCATGCAAGGGATCGGCCCCGCCGCCTTCCTCCCCTCGGGCGTCATGCTGCTCGGCTCCATGTACCGTCCGGGTCCGCGCAAGAACATGGTCTTTAGCATCTACGGCTCCTTTGCTCCTATCGGCTTCTTCGTCGGCACGCTGGCCGGTGGCGCCCTGGCCGAGTTTCTGGACTGGCGGTGGTATTTCTGGATCGGCACCATCATTCTCTTTCTCATCTCGGTTGCCTCGTTCTTTGCCATTCCGAAGGAATTCAAGGATCGGCCGGTGTCCAAGGAGGGCAAGGCGGAGATGAAGATGGACTGGTTGGGCGTGGCTACCATCCTGCCCGGTCTGCTCCTTTTTGTCTTTGCCATTACGCAAGGTGCTCATGCTCCTCAAGGGTTTGCAACACCCTATGTGTATGTAACACTCATCCTGGGTGTTTTGATCCTGGGTTGTGCGGTGTATGTGGAGGGATGGGTAGCAGAGCAGCCTCTCGT ACCCTTTGATCTCTTTGCACCCAAATATATGACTCCCATGGTTCTCGGCCTGTTCAACATCTACGGCTCTTTCGGAATCTTCCAATTCTACGCCAGCTTCTA CATCCAAGAAGTAATCGGCCACCCACCCCTCCTCACAGCAGCATGGTTCACCCCCATGGCGGTCGGCGGTACGATCCTCGCAGTGATGGGCGGCATAGTCCTGCACCGCATCCCATCCCACCTCCTGCTCGTCATTTCCGCCGCCGGCAGCCTGGCATCAGTACTGCTCTTTGCCCTGATCCCCTCGGACCCTGCTGCCCTCAACTATTGGGCGTGGGTCTTCACGGCCATGATCGGCGGCACGCTGGGAATCGACATATCGTTCAACATTTCGAGTGTCTTCATGACGACCGCCCTGCCCAGCCACCGCCAGGGCCTGGCGGGCGCCCTCATCAATACCCTCGTCTTCCTCGGCATAGGCTTCTACCTCGGCCTGGCCGACCTCATCGTCGAGTCGACCAAGGTGGGCGACgcggacaaggacaaggccgaGGGCTTCAAGGTTGCGTTCTGGCTTGGCGTCGGCTGCTCGGCCACCGCCTTGGTCATTGCCACCTTGTTCACCCGCATCGGGCGCATGAAGAGCGACCTGACCTTTGACGAGAAGATGGAGCtggaggccgaggcggcgagGCTGCAGACTTGCGGCGCTGGAGGGCAGAGTGAGACGAGCAGTGGGCCAAAGAAGAACGACGGGTCGGGTTCATAG
- a CDS encoding asparaginyl-tRNA synthetase — translation MLYLWTRRRAPMHLLRIWDPRHPPSNPFLKPTLGTVQTLDKNARNKRLLQSAPTRKLRTPRPSKQSYWRQNIKIEEDPELPQAKLISIGDTDPAIIGQLRKTDGQSQDGVQRVHVQGRVYRVAKQSGLMFARLRRGLDLIQRLYAGNLAKTYDALTLARETSMEVFGELREVPAGLRAPLDRELHGNYFRTIAKAPGGDETFATRVPDDGDFPTLLNVRHLALRQDKPSAVMFIRDVLESASNTV, via the exons ATGTTGTATCTGTGGACGAGGAGAAGGGCACCGATGCACCTGCTGAGGATCTGGGATCCGAGGCATCCCCCTTCCAATCCCTTTTTGAAGCCTACGCTCGGCACGGTGCAGACGCTGGATAAAAA cgcaagaaacaaaaggcTGCTGCAAAGCGCGCCGACAAGGAAGCTCAGAACGCCGCGGCCCTCGAAGCAGTCCTATTGGAGACAAAACATCAAGATCGAGGAGGACCCCGAGCTGCCCCAAGCCAAACTTATCAGTATTGGAGATACCGACCCAGCAATCATTGGGCAGCTACGCAAGACTGACGGACAATCCCAGGATGGAGTCCAACGCGTGCATGTTCAGGGACGTGTTTACCGTGTCGCTAAGCAGAGCGGCCTGATGTTCGCCAGATTGCGCCGCGGATTGGATCTAATTCAGCGTCTCTACGCGGGCAATCTCGCCAAGACGTATGATGCCTTGACCCTCGCACGAGAGACTTCTATGGAAGTCTTTGGGGAGCTCCGCGAGGTTCCAGCTGGGCTTCGTGCGCCATTGGATCGCGAATTGCACGGCAATTACTTTCGTACCATTGCAAAGGCGCCCGGAGGTGATGAAACTTTTGCCACCCGAGTCCCTGATGACGGCGACTTTCCCACACTGCTCAACGTGCGCCATCTTGCGCTCAGGCAAGACAAACCCAGTGCCGTCATGTTTATCCGAGATGTACTCGAGTCCGCCTccaatacggtttaa
- a CDS encoding V-SNARE, whose amino-acid sequence MPPPVEISIPSTTISHPSGGGKPYTSYNITLRLPLRSFVVQKRYSEFEQLHTALVSQVGAAPPAPLPTKSWFRSTVNSAELTEKRRVQLEEYLQTVAGSPDRRWRDTPAWRAFLNLPAGSTAPSANSVHGAITTTAAAAGGGVVDAAEWIERHRRMNDTLRDARSCLARRDAAAAEAGSGGVAGLSSSRAVEAGAAAKMALTQAGRMLSALDDDLARLKKDGGLGKGEVRRREDMVKEAREDHRWLTQLSATLSGGAPTSGGTGGVAGAADRAALVGKGKPRQGGRVLGAPLQETERTRELDNAGVLQLQRQTREEQDEDLEVLTRVIRRQKEMGLAIEEEVKQQTEMLDRMNEDVDRVGGKIKVAKDRTRKLGS is encoded by the coding sequence ATGCCACCACCAGTCGAGATCTCGATCCCCAGCACCACAATCTCCCATCCgagtggcggcggcaagcCCTACACGTCCTACAACATCACGCTACGGCTCCCGCTGCGGTCTTTTGTCGTGCAGAAGCGCTACTCCGAGTTCGAGCAACTCCACACCGCCCTCGTGTCGCAGGTCGGCGCGGCGCCGCCCGCCCCGCTGCCCACCAAGAGCTGGTTCCGCTCCACCGTCAACAGCGCCGAGCTGACCGAGAAGAGGAGGGTCCAGCTGGAGGAGTACCTACAAACCGTCGCCGGCAGCCCCGACAGGCGCTGGCGCGACACCCCCGCCTGGCGCGCCTTCCTCAACCTCCCCGCCGGCAGCACCGCGCCCTCGGCCAACAGCGTACACGGCGCCATCaccacgacggcggcggcggcaggcggTGGGGTCGTCGACGCCGCGGAGTGGATCGAGCGCCACAGGCGCATGAATGATACGCTGAGGGATGCGAGGTCCTGCCTGGCGCGGCGGGATGCGGCGGCCGCGGAGgctgggtccggcggcgtcgcgggcctcagcagcagtcgggcggtcgaggcgggggcggcggctAAGATGGCGCTCACGCAGGCCGGGCGGATGCTGAGCGCGCTGGACGACGACCTGGCCAGGCTGAAGAAGGACGGCGGGCTGGGCAAGGGCGAGGTGCGGAGGCGCGAGGACATGGTCAAGGAGGCGCGCGAGGACCACAGGTGGCTGACGCAGCTGTCGGCGACGCTGTCGGGCGGGGCGCCGACGTCGGGAGGCACGGGCGGGGTGGCCGGCGCGGCGGACCGGGCGGCGCTGgtgggcaagggcaagcccAGGCAGGGCGGGAGGGTGCTCGGGGCGCCGCTGCAGGAGACGGAGCGGACGCGCGAGCTGGACAACGCCGGCgtgctgcagctgcagcggcAGACGCGGGAGGAGCAGGACGAGGACCTCGAGGTGCTGACGCGGGTCATCCGCCGGCAAAAGGAGATGGGGCTCGCGATCGAGGAGGAGGTCAAGCAGCAGACGGAGATGCTGGACCGGATGAACGAGGACGTCGACCGGGTGGGCGGCAAGATAAAGGTCGCCAAGGACCGGACGAGGAAGCTGGGGTCGTGA
- a CDS encoding microtubule-associated protein RP/EB family member 1, which yields MGESRQELVQWLNSLLQLNITKVEQCGTGAALCQVFDSIFLDVPMSRVKFNVNSEYAYIQNFKVLQNTFTKHQVDKPIPVAGLVKCKMQDNLEFLQWVKRFWDQYYPGGEYDAVARRKGAPLGAAGGGGGGAAVRAPVAGGAARRAGGTTPTTGAARAGLGVSKANPALAQENATLKETVVGLERERDFYFSKLRDIELLVQNAVEEDPEIEKQEDGLVKQIQAILYSTEEGFEIPAEGEVDDQETF from the exons ATGGGCGAATCGCG ACAGGAACTCGTGCAATGGCTGAACAGCCTATTGCAGCTCAACATTACCAAGGTCGAGCAATGCGGAACTGG TGCCGCTCTTTGCCAGGTCTTTGACAGCATTTTCCTCGATGTTCCCATGTCGCGCGTCAAGTTCAACGTCAACAGCGAATATGCATACATACAGAATTTTAAAGTCTTGCAAA ACACATTTACCAAGCACCAAGTCGACAAACCCATCCCCGTTGCAGGTCTCGTCAAGTGCAAGATGCAGGACAACCTCGAGTTCCTGCAGTGGGTAAAGCGTTTCTGGGACCAGTACTACCCGGGCGGCGAGTACGACGCCGTCGCGAGGCGAAAGGGCGCTCCCCTCGGtgcggcgggcggcggcggtggtggcgctGCTGTTCGCGCTCCGGTGGCAGGCGGCGCGGCCAGGAGAGCGGGCGGCACCACGCCGACGACGGGCGCTGCCCGGGCGGGGCTGGGCGTCTCCAAGGCCAACCCCGCGCTGGCGCAGGAGAACGCGACGCTCAAGGAGACGGTCGTCGGTCTGGAGCGCGAGCGCGACTTTTACTTTAGCAAGCTGAGGGACATTGAGCTGCTGGTTCAGAACGCGGTCGAGGAGGACCCCGAGATCGAGAAGCAGGAGGACGGGCTCGTCAAGCAGATCCAGGCCATCCTGTACAGCACAGAGGAGGGCTTTGAGATCCCGGCCGAGGGCGAGGTGGACGACCAGGAGACGTTCTGA
- a CDS encoding acriflavine sensitivity control protein acr-2: MDAPNEDFQTNNVEFGQECLGYGNLFRWVGAVASHGKRAGHKTWVDDPAVVNHSLSPSPIGFSSTAWLPEYGAPQPQPQPQHGALQHGELHYGTDIPALQFDCWPANLCARPSQPHGTYSSPLPWEPPAMTPPMASTSPVALRSLDDFMSSASPTASSVAPSSDGNVDFAFSNSLTLHRLLDPTVQDYNPSTRYYLNYFSERVAKDLVVYDIPKNPFRSAVQICRPHGSLLYVIVALAAVHRASFFRSRGLPTQRCLYDALLAKQTALTQVKRGVANLENDKDSSDVLTAVVFFINFGLIDSGRDSWKVHIVAAGRLMKMLQQRSTVDADSSILALRDYVMGDCLTYFILGSTLNSWDGTGAEEVYGSLDINSIMERAETNAYHSIPSKILAIILRSTQLAAQIQQNGGIVSQQQLEEAKGLMGLLHTFDTRGWATHISTASGGAPDNPESREHMASAHRAAACAYLSMAIPGSFSGHGNFAADIYSHLQFVTEADMLFKGSVWPTFILGAQTADQGIRTWVERRLQACWQSTCPWGYVKTALEILQALWLFQEGLDSTTSTDWPSPREDGGIKRWNWLSQLKMLDVEYLVV; this comes from the exons ATGGATGCTCCGAACGAAGACTTTCAAACAAACAACGTTG AATTCGGCCAGGAATGTCTCGGCTACGGCAACCTATTCCGCTGGGTTGGAGCTGTGGCTTCGCACGGTAAGAGGGCCGGTCACAAAACTTGGGTAGACGATCCCGCTGTGGTTAACCATTCGTTGTCTCCTTCACCTATTGGCTTCTCGTCGACGGCCTGGTTGCCAGAGTACGGAGCGCCACAGCCACAGCCACAACCACAGCACGGAGCGCTACAACATGGAGAGCTACACTATGGGACCGATATCCCCGCCCTGCAGTTCGACTGTTGGCCAGCAAACTTGTGTGCTCGGCCTTCCCAACCGCATGGCACATACTCATCTCCGCTACCATGGGAACCACCAGCGATGACGCCGCCTATGGCCTCGACCAGCCCTGTTGCTCTTCGTAGTCTAGACGACTTTATGTCATCAGCCTCACCGACAGCTTCATCTGTAGCTCCTAGCAGCGATGGAAATGTGGATTTCGCATTCTCCAACAGCCTCACGTTGCATCGCCTCCTTGACCCAACTGTCCAGGACTATAATCCTTCGACAAGGTACTATCTAAACTACT TCTCTGAACGGGTCGCCAAAGACCTCGTAGTATATGATATCCCCAAGAACCCTTTCCGCAGTGCAGTGCAGATATGCCGCCCACATGGATCCCTCCTGTATGTCATTGTCGCCTTGGCTGCAGTTCACCGCGCTTCCTTCTTTCGCTCTCGTGGGCTTCCTACTCAGCGGTGTTTGTATGATGCGCTCTTGGCCAAACAGACGGCGCTTACACAGGTCAAGAGGGGCGTCGCCAACCTGGAAAATGACAAGGATTCGAGTGACGTTCTTACGGCCGTAGTCTTTTTTATAAATTTTGGCCTCATCGACTCTGGCCGCGATTCGTGGAAGGTGCACATTGTGGCCGCGGGCAGGCTTATGAAAATGCTGCAGCAAAGATCGACGGTAGATGCGGACTCGTCTATATTGGCGCTTAGAGACTATGTCATGGGAGACTGCTTGACATACTTCATACTCGGCTCGACGCTCAACTCGTGGGATGGGACAGGCGCTGAAGAGGTCTACGGTTCCCTCGACATCAACTCGATAATGGAGCGCGCAGAGACCAATGCTTACCACTCAATCCCTAGCAAGATCTTGGCCATTATCCTACGCTCGACGCAACTGGCTGCCCAAATACAACAGAACGGAGGAATAGTCTCACAGCAGCAACtcgaagaagcaaaaggccTGATGGGGCTTCTCCATACTTTTGATACTCGTGGCTGGGCTACCCATATATCCACAGCAAGTGGTGGCGCTCCCGATAACCCCGAATCCCGCGAGCACATGGCGTCGGCGCACCGAGCAGCTGCATGTGCCTACCTATCGATGGCAATCCCCGGCTCTTTTAGCGGGCATGGAAATTTTGCGGCCGACATATACTCGCATCTGCAGTTCGTGACTGAGGCCGACATGCTCTTCAAAGGTAGCGTATGGCCAACTTTCATATTGGGCGCGCAGACCGCGGACCAGGGGATCAGGACTTGGGTTGAACGCCGGCTACAGGCATGCTGGCAATCAACGTGCCCCTGGGGTTATGTGAAAACCGCACTCGAGATACTCCAGGCGCTGTGGCTATTCCAAGAAGGACTAGATTCCACAACCTCAACGGACTGGCCCTCGCCACGTGAAGATGGCGGAATCAAAAGGTGGAATTGGCTTTCTCAGCTGAAGATGCTGGACGTGGAATATCTGGTCGTCTAA